TGTTTGAACTTTAACAAAATTTGATTCGTCTATAAAATCGGAGTTGGCTACATATAACTTAATTGTTGAATTTTCTGTTGCAACAGCCAGAAGTGGCAAATTTGTATTTGGTAAAAAGGAAAAGCAAGCTTCTATCGGTAATTCCTTACCAAACGTAAGTGCTTGTAAATATTTTACGTTACCACTCGTATCTCTCAACCATACTTTCAGATCCCCTTTAACCGATCCTGTACATATCAGTAATTTTGGGAACGCTTCATTATTTTGAAAATCATGATCAGAAATATAGATTGAATTACTAAACGTAACTATGTCACCAACTTCTACAACAAAGCTGCATTCGAAGCTTTCATTCTTCTTACTCCAAATAATGGCAGTCCCATCTACCGAACTTGACAAAAGCTCTGATTCGGGTTTCAAGTCTCTTCGTTTAATCCATCGTACAGTATTGACACGATCTTTGTGCTGATGAAGCGTGTTTGTCATCTTCCCAATTTTCGAAATAAATGGATCGTAAATTGCAACCGCATGACACGCTCCGTAACAAATAAGTCCATTCTTTCCCCAATCGACCGAATGAGGAACTCGGTTGCATGCACACGAGATATAAGTTGTCATGTTCTTCTTCTCTTCGATTACTTGACAATAACTAAACTAATTGTCAAAACATTTAGCTAACCTTAAAGTTTATTTCTACGCGAATGCATTCACGCACGCACGTTTTCATTCAGAGTGGAAGAGGCGGAAAATTTTGAACGTAAAAGTTACTAGACTAGTTAGTCTAATTTAATCCATCTTTCTACCGCCACTATTTGATTCATGAACACCCTTCTTTTACTCTCTTTTATTTTTTGTACATAAATATTAATCCattagaaaataaattataataatattgacatttttttatttttagaaaTTAATTTGCGGATACTTGAATAGTATTGATGGAATATGTTGGTCTCCGAATAGTGAATTATTAGGAATATGGTCTTCTTTTACCGATGTACCAAAGCTAATTATTTACTCATGCATATTAGAAAAAGACATTGCAGTATTTTATCCTGTACAGAATATAAATTCATCGCAAATGGAATATACTTATTATAAAGATTTAAAAGGAATTGAAAATATAACGTGGATGCCCAGTGGGCAATTATTAGCTATAACAGGAATCAATGAAATGGTATAAATTCTTATATTTTAACAAACTGATAACATATTTATATTTCTGGACATTTTTATAAAGCTACAAAATTTTATATTCTAGATTGTATTGTTAAATCACGTGACATGGAAACCACTCTTGCAATTATATCTTGAGCCGATAATTAAAGAAAACTATTTGAATAAAGTCTACGAGGAACGAGTAATTCAATCAAAATTGTCCAATAAAAACACAAACTTCTATAATAAACATATTTGTAAGTAATTTGTTAAAGAGATTTGTCTACTTGGATACTACTGATGATATCAAATATTTGTAGTGGAAGAAAAATCAGAACGGCCAGTAAATATAAGAATTGGATGTAAAAACGTTATTGAGAGATTATCGGTTGCTAAATTTGACACTTTAAAATTTAGTTCTTGTGGGCAATATTTGGCCGTGAAGCATCAACTTTATCCTACAACGTTATGGATATGGAACATTGTTGAGGATTATTTTGATTACTTGCTTCTTGAAAATACCATTACAGGTAATTGTGTTTCAGTTGGATAAAAGTTTGTATAAATTTCATTTCTTGTATAAATCATTCTGTTACTTTAAAATTATACATTCAGCTACAGCGTGGAACCCCATACGTGCTCAACTTGTGGTATTTTGCGAATGCTCGCATATGTTTGAATGGACACCACGAACCGCAAGATGTATAGCAACACCACGAAATATTACGGTATTAAATGCACAATGGCATCCTCAAGGAAATCTTTTATTACTTTACGGCTACAATAAAGCAATTATTTATCAAATTGAAAGTAAATCGTAAACCATTTGGATAATGAGTGTGATAAATAAATTTGTATCTATTTTTGTACCGACTAATATTATTTATGGGAATAATAAATCGATTAATAATGTTATACGTGTACGCATAATTGAATTGAAATGAATCACGCATTTCAATTAATTTATTGAAACTTCGACAAATGAACCAATAAGAAATTCACTTACACGACCGCATGCGTCGAAGTTACTCGACGCATATATATATTGCGGTGACACTATGTATGTAGTGGTAGTAATATAAACAGGACATTCCACGTTCCCTGTTTCATAACCTTAGTTTTTCTCAAAAATATCTTTTCAGTCATTTTCTATGAAACGTATTTCTGTATAAAACGTAAAAAATGGATCACGCTAATGTTGAATTAATGGACGACATTGTATTAGAAGGGAAACACGTGGAGAAAAGCATCACGTAAGTAAATAATATAACCTTCCAAGTATCACGATAAAAGTAATTTAATTGAATTGAAAAATGTTTACACTTTTCTAACGCAAGAAActgaaatatttaaattaattttcgtcAATTTCCAAGACATTTACGTATACTCGAGTGAGCTTCTTATGTCACTATTATTTTATGATGTAATTTAAAATTAAAAGGCTTTACACGTATTTGACAGGAATGTGTCaacaagaaataaaaataaagataATGGCCCTTCTGTTTCGAGCAAACTTAAAGTGGAACTGCAAACGTTAAGAATGTCAGAAGAATCCGAACGGCAACTTTATGATACTTTAAAACATATTTATGGTTCTGTATGTATTCGTGCATATTTTTGTGAATTTattatttttgttattattaGATATATCTGTACGTATGAGAGTAACATAGTTTTTTGACAGAGTTTTAAACTTTCTGATGCATCAGAATTTGAAAACAAAAGATCAAATTTAGGCAAACAGTATTGGATAGAAAGAGGTAATTTAGTAATTAAAGGAATAGTCGATTACTCTTCTAAGGACAGTACACCTAAAAGCGATGAACAAATTGCTAGACAATTCGCAACATCTAAACTAGAAAGCTACGGGTGAGTAATAAATATGTCAAGTTAAAATATTGATAGTCTATCTTAAGGTTACTGATCATAATATATATCATAAAAAATTATATTGTTTTAGGTTTCATCAATCACATTGTATCGAGGCATTATTACATACAGAGGGTGATGTAGGGAAAGCTttagaagtattattttataagtactatGGCTTGGAAAATATATCAAGGAACAGAGTACCAGATGATATTGATGTAGTAGATTTATTAGAAAGAAGGCTTGAAGAAAGAGAAGCGCTTGAATCTATTTACGGGGATATGTTCACTgaaaagataaaaaattatatttGGATTGTACAAGTTAAGTTAGATTATTTAGTTAGAAATGATGAAATAGAACAAGAAATTCGAAGAATTAAACAGAAGCAAGAAAAACAAAAAGAGAAAGAAGTTTGTAGATTATTTATTCATAAGAAATGTAGATTtggaaataaatgtaaatttttGCATCAACAACCGCAGGTGTTAAAAATGCCTGAAAGGGAAGATCCATACTTTACTCTAGAAATAAGATTTCCTGAAGGTAAAGCAATTAAATTGTGTAATTAATATATGATTTTTGTACAAAGTAAAGTGTTTTACAGATTTCTGTATAAACTTTAAACTTTTTAAATATTTCAGGTTGTAAATATCCATATGAACCGCCttacttttatttttataaaaatgatGGTACATTTCCAAGCATAAGTTGCTTGAGGATAGGAAGAAAGCTATACAATGAAGCATTATCAATATCTGGAGATGGAACGCCTTCTATTTTTTCAATAATATCTCTTTTGGAAAATGAACATGATATAAGAAGATATTTAGAAGAAAATAAAGAACAATTTCTAGATCAAAATGAACTACTGTTTCAAAAACAAATAGAAGAAAGTGACACAAATGCTGCTACACATTATGAATTAGGATCTACTCATAGAAAAAATAGAAACAATGTTAGTTGGGAAGATGTACTGAGAGATGATGATCTAATTGAAAGAAATTTTAAAGAGAAACAAGTAAACCCCAGGTATAAGAAAATGAAAGAAGTTAGAGAAATGTTGCCTGCATGGTTAAAAATGGatgaaattttagaaataatatGCAAAAATCAAGTTACCATCATTTCTGGTGAAACAGGATGTGGTAAAAGTACTCAAGTAATTATCAAATCAGTTACAAACTTAGAATCTTTTATAAGAAGATTAAATGTGCAATAAGATTATctaaataaaattgtaaatgtTTTTTAAGGTTCCACAATTTTTATTAGATAATTGGATTCGTAATAGATCCAAGTTGCAAGAACATGTTAACATAATATGTACACAGCCCCGAAGGATAAGTGCAATAGGAGTGGCAGAAAGGGTTGCAGCAGAAAGAATTGAACGTACAGGTGACACAGTAGGATATCAAATACGATTAGAAAGCAAAATATCTAATAAGACTAGATTAACATTTTGTACGACTGGAATTTTGTTGCAAAGGTTTTCTATGAATCCAGAATTAACGGATGTTACGCATATTATTGTAGATGAAGTACATGAAAGAAGTGCAGAAAGGTAAGTTATTATTAAACTATAGATGTTCATGCAGTTATGAGAAATTCAAATATGTCAGATGGATAGTTACTGCGTAATGTTACTAGTCTAATTATTACTATATTTATGCATTTTGATTTAACTGTTATAATTTTTTGTCTAGTGACTTCCTACTGATGCTCTTAAAAGACTTATTGCCTAAAAGATCAAACCTGAAAGTAATACTTATGAGCGCAACACTTAAAAGTGAGATCTTTTCCTCGTACTTTAAAGGAGCCCCTATTTTATGTATTCCAGGAAAGACGTTTCCTGTGGAACAAATCTTTTTAGAGGATATATTTGAGAAAACGAATTATGTGCTTGAAGAAAATTCCAAATTTACACGTAGGATTAAAGGTGATTGGGAGCAATTGCAAATCGACTTAGAAACAGCAGAAATTGAGGGACCCTCTGCTGCTCCACCTAAGGAGTCCATTCAAGATGAAAATCTATCATTAATGCAAATTGTCAGTAGATACCAAGGTTATGATAAGCAAACGCACAAAAATTTATATGTCATGGATcatgataaaataaattttgaacTTATAGAAACAATATTAGAATGGATTGTTTTTGGTGAACATGATCATCCTAAGACTGGCTCCATCTTAGTAAGTAGATTTCTTTTCGTCTTtgttatttaaaatttttatatgtttttgaatatatatataatattgcaACTTTAGATATTTTTACCTGGATTCGCTGAAATTATTGCATTGAAAGATAGATTGAATGACAATAAATATCTCTCACCAAAGACTGGAAAATTTATAACCATACCGCTACACTCGTCTTTGTCTAATGAAGAACAAAATTTAGTTTTTAAAAGAACTGGAGACACTAGAAAAATTGTACTAAGCACAAATTTAGCTGAAACGTCCATTACAATAAATGATTGTGTCTTTGTGATTGATAGCGGAAAGATGAAAGAGACCAGATTTAATTCAAATCAAAACATGGAAAGTTTAGAAACCTGTTGGGTGTCACGCGCAAATGCGTTACAAAGAAAAGGTCGCGCTGGACGTGTTATGCCTGGAGTATGCATTCACTTATATACTTCATACAAGTATGTATCATCATTTTTATAAATGATTTCATTAATTTATTAGCTGTATTTTTTCGCAATTTATTTTCAGAtttaaataccacttctcggcACAACCAGTACCTGAAATATTACGAATTCCTTTAGAACCGCTATTATTACGTATTCAGCTTTTACATACAGGAAAAAAAGTTGATGTACACAAAGTCTTAGGTAGTAACAATTTTTAAAGATCTATACTTCTTTTAAATTTGTTTCCTAACATTGTTATTTTTTATCAAGGCAAGATGCTGGAACCGCCCACGGATGAAAATATCTGTAGCGCGATTAAGCGTTTACAAGACGTCGGTGCGTTTAATTCTGAATGTACATTAACACCATTAGGCCATCACCTTGCTGCTCTACCTGTAAACGTACGAATTGGAAAACTGATATTGTTCGGAGCAATCTTTTGCTGCCTTGATTCTGCACTCACTATTGCAGCTTGTTTGTCTCATAAAAATCCATTTACTATACCTTTTGAGAAGAGACATGAGATTGATGCTAAAAAAGAATTTTTTACTGCTAATTCCGATCAATTAACTATTCTCAAAGCGTACAAGGTAACagtatacatattatatatatatatatatatacacttccAATATATAACTGGAATGTAAAATGAATgttcatttttatttcttttattttacaGAAATGGTTAGAAGCATGTACACGCAACAATAGTGCAGGTCAAGCTTTTGCTAATGAAAACTATCTATCCATACGTACATTGTACACTTTAGCAGATATAAAGTATCAATTCTTAGAATTATTAGTTTCAATTGGTTTTGTCTCTATCAATTTGCCCAAACGACAACCAAATGTTGATAGGATCGTGGAAATTACTGGGTTCGAGCTCAATATCAATAACGATAATTATAAACTGCTCCAAGGTTTACTTTGCGCTGCCCTTTATCCGAATGTTGTAAAAGTTTTTACACCAGAAAAATCTTTTCAAATTCAATCTGCTGGGGCGATTCCTGTACAGCCTAAACCTGAGCAGCTTAAATTTCAAACTAAAAATGATGGTTTTGTCAGCATCCATCCATCCTCTGTTAATTTCCATGTTGGTTATTTTCCTAGTCCATATCTAGTGTTCCAGGAAAAAGTTAAAACGAGTAAAGTATTTATTAAAGAAGTATCAATGGTACCAATTTTACCATTGATCTTATTCTCTGATTATGAATTAAAAATAGAACAGtataatggaatatttattgtATCATTGGAAGATGGTTGGATTTTATTTAGCGTTGAATCACATAGGGTAAGAATATTAATCTGAAGAAAAATTAAAGCAAAATATGTAACACAATATAGTGATATAACTTGCAAATTATAATACAAActgtatattaaatatatttttcatttcatGTAGGTGGCCCAACTATTACAAAGGATGAGAATGGAGTTAGTTAAATTATTGGAGCAAAAAATGAAGGAACCTCTGTTGAACCTTTTGAATCATCAAAGTGGAAAAAAAATTATCCAAACAATTGTAAATGTAGTGACGAGAGAATAAAATATACTGTCGTAcagttttttttaaatattatagaagatctttttttattaattcctAATACAAACAAGCTGTAGCCCTTTTAGAACTTGTGGAGGGTAAATTTTTAGGTGGTAATTTCATCTGTAACATTTTTCAATGTCATTAAATAATCAATTCTAAAAAGTACTGTTTAGTTTCTAAGAAACAAAAAAGTAAATACCCTTGCAAGTGATAATAAATTAGTAGGGAAAATCTAGAAACATTAAATCGCAGTCTGTGGGTGGAACTAGTTAATTCGTGACATGCCGCATAATATACACGTGGTTGATAAATACATACTCAAAATGTTTACATCTAGTTTCTGAAATATAATACAcgaaatttatttatatatttattaatgCTGATAATACTTTTTTAAGTATATTTTTCTTCCACAAATTGATATTATTATAAGCCATAATTTATGAACTGAAATAACACAATACTTATGATGGATACGAATGAGGTTATAATAGAAAAGATAATAGAAAATAGAAATTCAAATAGTATGTTTGAAGAACATACGTTAAATACAGAAAAAGATAATGATGTTCTAATTATTGATGAAAATTGTTTGCATACGAACAAGGAAGATACACAGAATAATGTTGATGAAGAAAGTCAACTTACAAAAGATTGTGAGGTAGTTTTGATGGATGTTATTGAAACTGAACAAAATAACAATGCAAAAGACAATGTAGAGGAGCAACAACAAAAATCAGTTGAATTATCAAATATTACAGAGAATGAAACACTTCTTAATAGCTCTGATAAGAACCAGAGTAcaaataaaaatttaatatcTGAAAACTTAACGCATAAAGATAATGATATTTGTATCATACACGAACAAAAGTCAGCATTGTCAGTGCAAAGTAAGGATACAAAATATTGATTTATTATAATTAAAGTAGTTTATAATATTTGTTTAAAATCAATTGACtactatattttctttttaacagAAAATGATAAGCCATCTTCTCTTGTTAGTATTGCTGTAGAGTATGGTAGTTGTGATTCAGAATCAGATGATAATTCTGATAATGAACTACATGACAAAAGTCAAAGTGAACCTAGAAATGGAAGCCAAATGCACACTTATAGACAAAATAAAGAATTATCGGATGAAGAAAGCTGTAGCGATGATGATTCTACTAGCAGTGATTCTTCTGTAATAATTGAATCAAACGATTCAGATAGCGATGACAACAGTTCGAATAAGTAAATTTTTACATTTGTTAATTTTGGTGTTATATTTGAATACAGAATAACTTCACATCAAACTTTAAATCGATTTCTTCTATTTTTAGGAAAAGTAAAGGAAACAATGTAAAACAACAGAAGAACAATGAAATGAAAAATGAATTAGATGATTTACCTCCTATTGAAGACCTAAAAATTAGTGTACCTGAAGTATTATGTGATCCACTGGGCGaggtatttatatattttataataatatataaatatcatCAAGGGAGTACAAGATAATGTAATGGAATGAATAAAAATTTAAGGTTGCATGGATGGTTGAACAATTGGTAGTTGTAAAACCAAAACCTGGTAAACCAACATTAAATTTGGATACAATTTTGTTCATTGAAAAAGGACAAAGGGCATTAGGTAAAATATTTGATGTTTTTGGACAAGTGAGCGAACCTCACTATTGTGTACGTTTCAATAGCACTGAACACATAAAAGAATGTGATGTTAAAGTTGGAATGACTGTCTACTATTGTCCAAATACTGAATATACTTCCTTAGTATTTTTACATGAATTAATGAAGTAAGTTATACATATAAGCATAAttgcaatatttaaaaattctatGTTAGGATAATTCCTATATACTAATTAATGTGTAATACAAATAGAATGAAAGGTGTGGATGCGAATGCAGATGAACCTCCAGAATTTTCAGACGACGAAGAAGAACGTGCTTATTACGAACAATTAAAAACAAAACAAACAAGTAATACTAGTCAAACAGATGTTCCATTTAAACGTAAACGCACCTCAAGTAAGTTCTTCTATCTAATATAGTGTGTTATTTATTTAATGTTAAGTTCATATAGTATCCATACTTTTAGAACCTAATACTGGTTGGCAATCAAATCACCCATGGAATAGAAATACACAGAAATATAGAAAAAGATTTAATTCACGAGCAGATACACAATTTTCGTCTACGCAAATTGAAAATCAGTCGCAACAGTTATGGTCACAACCTTATCAAAACAATGCCGAACAATATGGATATGGACCATATTCATTGCAGCCTATGCAATACATGAACCAAAACTTTTTTAATTCACATAACTATTATAGTGAAGCTGGTACAGCGCCAATCCCTTTAAACCCTAGAATTCCTTTCAGTGCATCTCCTAGAGTTCCTTCAGGATATCTATCATTTCGAAATCATCCAAGTTCATCTACTAATGTAAGATTTCAAAATGCAACTATGCCTTGGCTACCACAACAAATGCCACAAGTTCCTATAAGAATGGAAATACCATGGATACCCATACCACCACCACCTCCACCACCAACTTCATCATCACCTGATACTACTTAAGCATTGGTAATGTGATCATTTATTTTTTAAAGGGtacatatataaaaatataaatttattattttcatacatgtatgaatattattttaaaagtacaagatatataattatatgtatGTGAAAACTAACatacataattatatatatatatatatatactattgtATATATTGTCAAAGTATGAAGGTAAACAACCCCTCCagtaatataataattttattaatgagGGAAAAATATCTAAGTAGTTATTCTGGAATGTTTAATGTAAATGGTTGTAACATTCCCACAGATAAATATTTGTGAAGAATTTAAGAATAATTTCCATTCACAAAACGATGTAAAAAATAtagaatatatataattatttaaattgcaTTGCTAAACTTGTTACGTTTTGTTTAGCAGTAGTAAACAGATTTACTTAATTTACTAATAGAGATGCTGTAGCAAATAAATTTGCTTGATTCAAGATATGATCAGCTTGCTACAATAGATGATTTTACTGCTCTTACTTACAGGATTAATACTGTCATATTTCTAATTAGCAAATTATGAGCTAATGTTTCTTTTACCTTGATAAGTTAACTTTAAATCACACATAAAACGTTGAATTATTGTGATTGTTGTTATAATACTTTAAATATAGATTATAATTGCAATATTTACATAGTTTCACTGTCCTATAAAAAATTGATTATCTTTATAAACAATCATATTTGGTTGCTGCAACTGTTCTTTAGCAAATTCAATATCATGTTTGATTGCTTTAATTAATTCCAC
This sequence is a window from Xylocopa sonorina isolate GNS202 chromosome 6, iyXylSono1_principal, whole genome shotgun sequence. Protein-coding genes within it:
- the LOC143424698 gene encoding WD repeat-containing protein WRAP73 gives rise to the protein MSLEVETDLFRINNQLCDFSKDGKFVAIAYQTNLIVKNIKKLNTIHSFIFPDIIEYFEWSRNSEYILCANIRKAIVQVYSIHYPEWKYKLVEGSAGLESVSWSPDSKYILTLSDFNIQISVWSLENQSVIHIQNVKSSFNKLYFSPNGNNLTVVVSIEGEDSIEIYKTDTWKLSKKLICGYLNSIDGICWSPNSELLGIWSSFTDVPKLIIYSCILEKDIAVFYPVQNINSSQMEYTYYKDLKGIENITWMPSGQLLAITGINEMIVLLNHVTWKPLLQLYLEPIIKENYLNKVYEERVIQSKLSNKNTNFYNKHILEEKSERPVNIRIGCKNVIERLSVAKFDTLKFSSCGQYLAVKHQLYPTTLWIWNIVEDYFDYLLLENTITATAWNPIRAQLVVFCECSHMFEWTPRTARCIATPRNITVLNAQWHPQGNLLLLYGYNKAIIYQIESKS
- the LOC143424659 gene encoding putative ATP-dependent RNA helicase DHX57, with amino-acid sequence MDHANVELMDDIVLEGKHVEKSITNVSTRNKNKDNGPSVSSKLKVELQTLRMSEESERQLYDTLKHIYGSSFKLSDASEFENKRSNLGKQYWIERGNLVIKGIVDYSSKDSTPKSDEQIARQFATSKLESYGFHQSHCIEALLHTEGDVGKALEVLFYKYYGLENISRNRVPDDIDVVDLLERRLEEREALESIYGDMFTEKIKNYIWIVQVKLDYLVRNDEIEQEIRRIKQKQEKQKEKEVCRLFIHKKCRFGNKCKFLHQQPQVLKMPEREDPYFTLEIRFPEGCKYPYEPPYFYFYKNDGTFPSISCLRIGRKLYNEALSISGDGTPSIFSIISLLENEHDIRRYLEENKEQFLDQNELLFQKQIEESDTNAATHYELGSTHRKNRNNVSWEDVLRDDDLIERNFKEKQVNPRYKKMKEVREMLPAWLKMDEILEIICKNQVTIISGETGCGKSTQVPQFLLDNWIRNRSKLQEHVNIICTQPRRISAIGVAERVAAERIERTGDTVGYQIRLESKISNKTRLTFCTTGILLQRFSMNPELTDVTHIIVDEVHERSAESDFLLMLLKDLLPKRSNLKVILMSATLKSEIFSSYFKGAPILCIPGKTFPVEQIFLEDIFEKTNYVLEENSKFTRRIKGDWEQLQIDLETAEIEGPSAAPPKESIQDENLSLMQIVSRYQGYDKQTHKNLYVMDHDKINFELIETILEWIVFGEHDHPKTGSILIFLPGFAEIIALKDRLNDNKYLSPKTGKFITIPLHSSLSNEEQNLVFKRTGDTRKIVLSTNLAETSITINDCVFVIDSGKMKETRFNSNQNMESLETCWVSRANALQRKGRAGRVMPGVCIHLYTSYKFKYHFSAQPVPEILRIPLEPLLLRIQLLHTGKKVDVHKVLGKMLEPPTDENICSAIKRLQDVGAFNSECTLTPLGHHLAALPVNVRIGKLILFGAIFCCLDSALTIAACLSHKNPFTIPFEKRHEIDAKKEFFTANSDQLTILKAYKKWLEACTRNNSAGQAFANENYLSIRTLYTLADIKYQFLELLVSIGFVSINLPKRQPNVDRIVEITGFELNINNDNYKLLQGLLCAALYPNVVKVFTPEKSFQIQSAGAIPVQPKPEQLKFQTKNDGFVSIHPSSVNFHVGYFPSPYLVFQEKVKTSKVFIKEVSMVPILPLILFSDYELKIEQYNGIFIVSLEDGWILFSVESHRVAQLLQRMRMELVKLLEQKMKEPLLNLLNHQSGKKIIQTIVNVVTRE
- the LOC143424685 gene encoding uncharacterized protein LOC143424685; the encoded protein is MMDTNEVIIEKIIENRNSNSMFEEHTLNTEKDNDVLIIDENCLHTNKEDTQNNVDEESQLTKDCEVVLMDVIETEQNNNAKDNVEEQQQKSVELSNITENETLLNSSDKNQSTNKNLISENLTHKDNDICIIHEQKSALSVQKNDKPSSLVSIAVEYGSCDSESDDNSDNELHDKSQSEPRNGSQMHTYRQNKELSDEESCSDDDSTSSDSSVIIESNDSDSDDNSSNKKSKGNNVKQQKNNEMKNELDDLPPIEDLKISVPEVLCDPLGEVAWMVEQLVVVKPKPGKPTLNLDTILFIEKGQRALGKIFDVFGQVSEPHYCVRFNSTEHIKECDVKVGMTVYYCPNTEYTSLVFLHELMKMKGVDANADEPPEFSDDEEERAYYEQLKTKQTSNTSQTDVPFKRKRTSKPNTGWQSNHPWNRNTQKYRKRFNSRADTQFSSTQIENQSQQLWSQPYQNNAEQYGYGPYSLQPMQYMNQNFFNSHNYYSEAGTAPIPLNPRIPFSASPRVPSGYLSFRNHPSSSTNVRFQNATMPWLPQQMPQVPIRMEIPWIPIPPPPPPPTSSSPDTT